In a single window of the Coprothermobacter proteolyticus DSM 5265 genome:
- a CDS encoding tRNA-binding protein: MATFEEFMDLDIRVGRVINAEDFPKARKPAYKLTIDFGPLGVKRSSAQITELYKKEDLVGKEVVAVMNFPPKRVADFVSEVLVLGVYTENGVVLLQPDREVPLGCKIG; this comes from the coding sequence ATGGCAACCTTTGAGGAATTCATGGATTTGGACATAAGGGTGGGAAGAGTGATAAACGCAGAGGATTTTCCTAAGGCGAGAAAGCCTGCTTACAAGCTCACCATTGATTTTGGTCCTTTGGGTGTGAAAAGGTCCAGCGCACAGATTACGGAACTTTACAAGAAGGAAGACTTGGTGGGCAAGGAGGTTGTCGCCGTAATGAATTTTCCGCCGAAGCGGGTTGCTGACTTTGTTTCTGAGGTACTAGTGCTTGGCGTATACACAGAAAACGGTGTGGTATTGCTCCAGCCAGATAGAGAAGTACCTCTGGGTTGTAAGATCGGTTAA